The Flavobacterium commune genome contains a region encoding:
- the fbaA gene encoding class II fructose-bisphosphate aldolase, whose translation MGHNIKPGVATGDQVQEIFNYAKEKGFALPAVNVTGSNTINGVLETAAKLNAPVIIQFSNGGAQFNAGKGLSNAGEKAAIAGAIAGAKSIHTLAEAYGATVILHTDHCAKKLLPWIDGLLDASEEHFAATGKSLFSSHMIDLSEEPIEENIEICKTYLERMSKIGMTLEIELGITGGEEDGVDNSDVDSSKLYTQPEEVAYAYEELSKVSPKFTIAAAFGNVHGVYKPGNVKLTPKILKNSQDFVQSKFNTGHNPVDFVFHGGSGSTLEEIREGISYGVIKMNIDTDLQFAFTEGIRDFMVNNIDYLKTQIGNPTGADAPNKKYYDPRKWLREGEVTFNARLEQAFADLNNVNTL comes from the coding sequence ATGGGACACAACATTAAGCCTGGTGTAGCAACTGGTGACCAAGTACAAGAAATATTTAATTATGCCAAAGAAAAAGGATTTGCACTTCCTGCTGTAAACGTTACAGGATCTAACACAATTAATGGTGTACTTGAAACTGCTGCAAAATTAAACGCACCAGTTATCATCCAATTCTCAAACGGTGGAGCGCAATTTAATGCGGGAAAAGGACTTTCTAATGCGGGAGAAAAAGCAGCTATCGCCGGAGCAATTGCCGGAGCAAAAAGCATCCACACATTAGCAGAAGCTTACGGAGCAACTGTAATTTTACATACTGACCACTGCGCAAAAAAATTATTGCCTTGGATTGACGGTTTATTAGACGCTTCAGAAGAACATTTTGCTGCAACTGGAAAATCATTATTCAGTTCGCACATGATTGATTTATCTGAAGAGCCAATCGAAGAAAACATCGAAATTTGCAAAACTTACTTAGAAAGAATGAGCAAAATCGGGATGACATTAGAAATCGAACTTGGAATTACAGGTGGTGAAGAAGATGGTGTTGACAACTCTGATGTTGACAGTTCAAAATTATACACTCAACCGGAAGAAGTAGCTTATGCTTACGAAGAATTATCTAAAGTAAGTCCAAAATTCACTATCGCTGCTGCTTTTGGAAACGTTCACGGTGTTTACAAACCAGGAAACGTAAAATTAACTCCAAAAATCTTAAAAAATTCTCAGGATTTCGTTCAGTCAAAATTCAACACAGGACATAACCCGGTTGATTTTGTTTTCCACGGTGGATCAGGTTCTACTCTTGAAGAAATCAGAGAAGGAATTAGCTACGGAGTTATCAAAATGAACATTGATACTGATTTACAATTTGCTTTCACTGAAGGAATTCGTGATTTTATGGTAAACAATATTGATTACTTAAAAACTCAAATCGGTAACCCAACAGGTGCTGATGCTCCAAACAAAAAATATTACGACCCAAGAAAATGGTTGCGCGAAGGAGAAGTAACTTTCAACGCAAGACTAGAGCAGGCTTTTGCTGACTTGAACAACGTTAACACACTATAA
- the accD gene encoding acetyl-CoA carboxylase, carboxyltransferase subunit beta has translation MAWFKRHEKGITTPTEQKMDVPKGLWYKSPTGKIIDAEELERNLFVSPEDGFHVRISSATYFEILFDNNEFTELDPNITSKDPLNFVDTKKYADRLKDVMEKTKLKDAVRTGVGKSKGKDVVICCMDFAFIGGSMGAVVGEKIARGIDYAIKHKLPFVMISKSGGARMMEAAYSLMQLAKTSVKLAQLSEAKLPYISLCTDPTTGGTTASYAMLGDINIAEPGALIGFAGPRVVKDTTGKDLPEGFQTAEFLLEHGFLDFITPRKELKDKINLYIDLIQNNEIR, from the coding sequence ATGGCTTGGTTTAAAAGACACGAAAAAGGAATCACAACTCCTACCGAACAGAAAATGGACGTTCCAAAGGGACTTTGGTACAAATCTCCAACAGGAAAGATTATTGATGCCGAAGAACTGGAACGTAACTTATTTGTAAGCCCTGAAGATGGTTTTCACGTAAGAATAAGTAGTGCTACTTATTTCGAAATCTTATTCGACAACAATGAGTTTACTGAATTAGACCCAAACATTACTTCTAAAGATCCTTTGAACTTTGTGGACACAAAGAAATATGCAGATCGTTTGAAAGATGTAATGGAAAAAACCAAACTGAAAGATGCTGTGCGTACCGGAGTTGGTAAATCCAAAGGGAAAGATGTAGTAATCTGTTGTATGGATTTTGCCTTTATCGGAGGATCTATGGGAGCTGTAGTAGGTGAAAAAATTGCCAGAGGAATTGATTATGCTATCAAACACAAATTACCTTTTGTGATGATATCAAAATCAGGAGGAGCCAGAATGATGGAAGCTGCCTATTCATTAATGCAATTGGCTAAAACATCGGTAAAATTGGCTCAGCTTTCTGAAGCAAAATTACCTTACATTTCTTTGTGTACTGATCCAACTACAGGAGGAACAACGGCTTCTTACGCTATGTTAGGAGACATTAACATTGCTGAACCTGGTGCCTTAATTGGATTTGCCGGACCTCGTGTTGTTAAAGATACCACAGGTAAAGATTTACCGGAAGGTTTCCAAACTGCTGAATTCCTTTTAGAACACGGTTTCCTTGACTTTATCACGCCAAGAAAAGAATTAAAAGACAAGATTAACTTGTATATTGATTTGATTCAAAACAACGAAATTAGATAA
- a CDS encoding ABC transporter permease translates to MLLYLRLLKESFAFALNALRNNKLRTLLSLLGVTIGIFSIIAVLAAVDSLDRKISSDLSGLDKNTIYLMKFSFGPTDIPNWKREQFPNVKYDEYIYLKGAMNNTAELGYQIFTKGETIKYDSKLVSDVNIVPVSHEFIDIQGLEFQDGRFYTESEANSGAKVIVLGNEIATSLFEDANPIGKDVRLYGQRFTVIGVLKKKGAGLFGDSNDSAVFIPVNFVRQKFGDNNTSLTNVIIFKPVDGVDMEEYKAEISQKLRAYRGIKAGEIDNFFINVFSGFTDFIDGIIGSMKLGGWVISGFSLLVGGFGIANIMFVSVKERTHLIGIQKSLGAKNRFILFQFLFEAIILSVIGGLIGLLMVWGIAFGLTKALDFEFVLGLDNILLGAGLAGIIGLISGILPAISASRLDPVEAIRTGM, encoded by the coding sequence ATGTTGTTATATCTTCGATTATTGAAAGAAAGTTTTGCTTTTGCGTTAAATGCACTGCGAAATAATAAGTTAAGAACACTTCTTTCTTTGCTTGGAGTAACTATTGGAATTTTTTCCATCATAGCTGTTTTGGCCGCTGTAGATTCTTTGGATAGAAAAATTAGCAGTGATTTAAGTGGTTTGGATAAGAATACGATTTACCTGATGAAATTTTCTTTTGGACCTACAGATATTCCAAATTGGAAGAGGGAGCAATTTCCGAATGTAAAATACGATGAATATATTTATTTGAAAGGAGCAATGAACAATACCGCTGAATTGGGATATCAGATCTTTACTAAAGGGGAGACTATAAAATACGATTCTAAGCTGGTGAGCGACGTAAATATTGTTCCGGTTTCTCATGAATTTATAGATATTCAGGGACTTGAGTTTCAGGATGGTCGATTTTATACTGAATCGGAGGCTAATTCGGGAGCTAAGGTTATTGTTTTAGGAAACGAAATTGCAACTTCTTTGTTTGAAGATGCTAATCCTATTGGGAAAGATGTACGGCTTTATGGTCAGCGTTTTACAGTAATTGGGGTTTTGAAGAAAAAAGGAGCAGGACTTTTTGGAGATAGTAATGATTCGGCGGTGTTTATTCCGGTTAATTTTGTTCGACAAAAATTTGGAGATAATAATACTTCGCTAACTAATGTTATCATTTTCAAACCGGTAGATGGGGTAGATATGGAGGAATATAAGGCGGAAATATCGCAAAAACTACGTGCTTATCGCGGAATTAAAGCCGGCGAAATTGACAATTTTTTCATCAATGTTTTTTCCGGATTTACTGATTTTATTGATGGGATTATTGGTAGTATGAAATTAGGAGGTTGGGTGATAAGCGGTTTCTCACTTTTGGTAGGTGGTTTCGGAATTGCCAATATTATGTTTGTTTCGGTAAAAGAGCGTACCCATTTAATAGGGATTCAGAAATCATTAGGAGCTAAAAACCGATTTATACTGTTTCAGTTTTTGTTTGAAGCCATAATTTTATCGGTTATCGGTGGTTTGATAGGTTTGTTAATGGTTTGGGGAATCGCCTTTGGTTTGACTAAAGCTTTGGATTTCGAATTTGTATTAGGATTAGATAATATTCTTTTAGGTGCTGGTTTAGCGGGGATTATTGGATTGATTTCCGGAATTTTACCAGCTATTTCGGCTTCAAGGCTAGATCCTGTGGAGGCCATTAGGACGGGGATGTGA
- the purH gene encoding bifunctional phosphoribosylaminoimidazolecarboxamide formyltransferase/IMP cyclohydrolase: MSTSKTIQSALISVFSKEGLEPIVKLLHSQNVTLYSTGGTEDFIKNLGIPVVAVEDITAFPEILGGRVKTLHPKIFGGILNRQDNESDVQQMKEFNIPQIDLVIVDLYPFEKTVASGASEQDIIEKIDIGGISLIRAAAKNFKDTVIVPSMNEYALFLDMITKQNGATTLEDRKLLATKAFHVSSHYDGAIFSYFNTDETIYKASIANGQVLRYGENPHQKGFFFGDFDAMFKKLHGKELSYNNLLDVDAAVNLINEFKTDGPTFAILKHNNACGLASRKTISEAYLAALACDPTSAFGGVLISNTTIDVATATEINQLFCEVVIAPAYDAEAVTILQEKKNRIILVQNDVELPQKQVRTCLNGLLIQDRNNITDNKKDLTTVTITSPTEQEIEDLIFASKICKNTKSNTIVFAKNGTLISSGTGQTSRVDALQQAVEKAKHFGFDLTGASMASDAFFPFPDCVALAKEAGITAVIQPGGSIKDQLSIDYCNENNLAMVFTGTRHFKH, from the coding sequence ATGAGCACATCTAAAACAATTCAGTCTGCATTAATTTCGGTTTTTTCGAAAGAAGGTCTTGAGCCTATTGTTAAATTATTACACAGTCAAAATGTTACTCTTTATTCAACAGGAGGAACTGAAGACTTTATAAAAAATTTAGGCATTCCTGTAGTTGCTGTTGAAGACATTACTGCTTTTCCTGAAATTTTAGGTGGACGTGTAAAAACGCTACATCCAAAAATTTTTGGAGGAATTTTGAACCGTCAAGACAATGAGAGTGATGTTCAACAAATGAAGGAATTCAATATCCCTCAGATTGACTTAGTAATTGTAGATTTATATCCATTCGAAAAAACGGTAGCTTCTGGAGCTAGCGAACAAGATATTATTGAAAAAATTGACATTGGCGGAATTTCTTTGATTCGTGCCGCTGCTAAAAACTTCAAAGATACCGTTATCGTTCCATCTATGAACGAATATGCTTTGTTCTTAGATATGATTACTAAACAAAACGGAGCAACAACTCTTGAAGACAGAAAATTATTAGCTACTAAAGCATTCCATGTATCTTCTCATTACGACGGAGCTATTTTTAGCTACTTCAATACTGACGAAACTATCTACAAAGCAAGTATTGCTAATGGCCAGGTATTGCGCTACGGAGAAAATCCACACCAAAAAGGATTCTTCTTTGGAGATTTTGACGCAATGTTCAAAAAATTACACGGAAAAGAATTATCATACAACAATTTATTAGATGTTGATGCTGCAGTAAATTTAATTAACGAATTCAAAACTGACGGCCCTACATTTGCTATATTAAAACACAACAATGCTTGCGGATTAGCTTCAAGAAAAACCATTAGCGAAGCTTACTTAGCCGCTTTAGCTTGCGATCCTACATCAGCTTTTGGAGGTGTTTTAATTTCGAATACTACAATTGACGTAGCAACAGCTACAGAAATCAACCAATTATTCTGTGAAGTAGTAATTGCTCCAGCTTATGATGCTGAGGCTGTAACTATTTTACAGGAAAAGAAAAACAGAATTATTTTAGTTCAAAATGATGTTGAATTACCACAAAAACAAGTTCGTACTTGTCTTAACGGATTGTTAATTCAAGACAGAAACAACATCACAGACAATAAAAAAGATTTAACTACCGTTACCATTACAAGTCCAACGGAGCAAGAAATTGAAGATTTAATTTTTGCTTCTAAAATTTGTAAAAACACCAAATCAAACACAATTGTTTTTGCTAAAAACGGAACTTTAATCTCATCAGGAACAGGTCAGACTTCAAGAGTAGATGCATTACAACAAGCTGTTGAAAAAGCAAAACACTTTGGATTTGACTTAACAGGAGCTTCGATGGCAAGTGATGCTTTCTTCCCTTTTCCTGACTGTGTTGCCCTTGCTAAAGAAGCAGGAATTACAGCTGTAATCCAACCAGGAGGATCGATTAAAGACCAATTAAGCATTGACTATTGCAATGAAAATAATTTGGCAATGGTATTTACCGGAACACGTCATTTCAAACATTAA
- a CDS encoding rod shape-determining protein yields the protein MGFFDFMTEDIAIDLGTANTLIIHNDKVVIDSPSIVARDRISGKIIAVGKEANLMQGKTHENIKTIRPLKDGVIADFDASEKMISMFIKSIPALKKRMFTPALRMVVCIPSGITEVEMRAVKESCERVNGKEVYLIHEPMAAAIGIGIDIMQPKGNMIVDIGGGTTEIAVIALGGIVCDKSVKIAGDVFTNDIVYYMRTQHNLFVGESTAEKIKIQIGASIEDLETPPEDMSVQGRDLLTGKPKQVDVSYREIAKALDKSIQRIEDAVMETLSQTPPELAADIYNTGIYLAGGGSMLRGLDKRISQKTDLPVYIAEDPLRAVVRGTGMALKNIGKFKSILIK from the coding sequence ATGGGATTTTTTGATTTCATGACCGAGGATATTGCGATAGACCTTGGTACCGCAAACACACTAATCATTCACAATGACAAGGTAGTTATTGATAGCCCGTCAATTGTTGCCCGTGATAGAATTTCCGGCAAAATCATTGCAGTTGGTAAAGAAGCCAACTTAATGCAAGGTAAAACACATGAAAACATTAAAACGATAAGACCTTTGAAGGACGGTGTAATCGCTGATTTTGATGCTTCTGAAAAGATGATTAGTATGTTTATCAAAAGCATACCTGCATTGAAAAAAAGAATGTTTACTCCGGCTTTAAGAATGGTGGTTTGTATTCCATCCGGAATTACTGAAGTAGAAATGAGAGCCGTAAAAGAGTCTTGTGAGCGTGTAAACGGAAAAGAAGTTTATTTAATTCACGAACCAATGGCAGCAGCAATCGGTATCGGTATTGACATTATGCAACCAAAGGGAAACATGATTGTGGATATTGGAGGTGGTACAACTGAAATTGCTGTAATTGCTCTAGGTGGAATTGTATGCGACAAATCGGTTAAAATTGCCGGTGACGTTTTCACAAATGATATTGTTTATTATATGCGTACCCAACACAACTTATTTGTTGGAGAAAGTACAGCTGAAAAAATAAAAATACAAATTGGTGCTTCTATCGAAGATTTAGAAACTCCTCCCGAAGACATGTCTGTTCAAGGTAGAGATTTGCTAACCGGAAAACCAAAACAAGTAGATGTTTCTTATAGAGAAATTGCCAAAGCTTTAGATAAATCAATCCAACGAATTGAAGATGCCGTAATGGAAACCCTGTCTCAAACTCCCCCTGAATTAGCTGCCGACATCTACAACACAGGAATTTACCTTGCAGGTGGAGGTTCTATGCTTAGAGGATTAGACAAACGTATTTCTCAAAAAACAGATTTACCGGTTTACATTGCTGAAGACCCATTAAGAGCCGTAGTTAGAGGAACAGGAATGGCCTTGAAAAATATTGGAAAATTCAAAAGTATTTTAATAAAATAA
- the mreC gene encoding rod shape-determining protein MreC, producing the protein MQQIFNFIFKNSNRILFLLLLSISFLLTIQSHSYHKSRIISSANFFTGGVYEEINNITEYLNLKTENEALALENARLKSILFNTKDTTTIKKPENLKNVGPNDIIVSKVIHNTYNSHENFLTLNSGANDGVKADMGVINSLGIVGIVDRTSPRYATVVSILNTKSQINAKIKKSNHFGSLTWDGKNTGFVQLIDVPRLASVRKGDTIVTGGQSVIFPENINIGTIDKVYIQEETNYYVLNIKLFNDMTNLGHVYIIKSRDKEEVTNLEKGNKKDE; encoded by the coding sequence ATGCAGCAAATATTTAATTTTATATTCAAAAACAGTAATAGAATACTGTTTTTGCTGTTATTAAGCATTTCGTTTTTACTTACGATACAGTCTCATTCTTACCATAAAAGCAGAATTATTAGTTCGGCTAATTTTTTCACAGGAGGTGTTTATGAAGAAATCAACAACATTACCGAATACTTAAATCTGAAAACTGAAAATGAGGCACTGGCACTTGAAAACGCCAGACTTAAAAGCATCCTTTTCAATACTAAAGACACCACAACTATAAAAAAACCCGAAAACCTTAAGAATGTAGGGCCAAATGATATTATAGTTTCAAAAGTAATTCATAATACTTACAACTCTCACGAAAACTTCCTTACCTTAAATTCAGGAGCAAACGATGGCGTTAAAGCCGATATGGGGGTTATTAACAGCTTAGGAATTGTGGGTATTGTTGACCGAACATCGCCAAGATATGCTACTGTAGTGAGTATTTTAAATACAAAATCGCAGATTAATGCTAAAATCAAAAAATCCAATCATTTTGGTTCATTAACCTGGGATGGAAAAAACACTGGTTTTGTACAATTAATTGACGTTCCAAGATTAGCCTCAGTTAGAAAAGGAGACACTATTGTTACCGGAGGACAATCGGTAATTTTCCCAGAAAACATCAACATTGGAACAATTGACAAAGTTTATATACAGGAAGAAACTAATTATTACGTTTTAAACATAAAATTATTTAATGACATGACCAATTTAGGTCATGTGTATATCATCAAAAGCAGAGATAAAGAGGAAGTTACTAATTTAGAAAAAGGAAACAAAAAAGATGAATAG
- a CDS encoding rod shape-determining protein MreD, which produces MNSSLLVNILRFILLLALQILIFNNMTFLGFIMPLPYILFIILYPVNANRSALILSSFALGIIMDLFSNSGGIHTAACLILAYYRPYLFKFAFGVSYEYQTIKLNESLTPERFSFILLAVVLHHLTLFILEAFQVSFILDILIRSLLSTIFTIISCIIIIYLIKPNKR; this is translated from the coding sequence ATGAATAGCAGTTTGTTAGTCAATATTTTAAGGTTTATTTTATTATTAGCCCTTCAAATTCTCATATTCAACAATATGACGTTTTTAGGTTTTATAATGCCACTACCTTATATCCTATTCATTATATTATATCCTGTAAACGCTAACAGATCAGCTTTAATACTTAGTAGTTTTGCACTTGGAATCATTATGGATTTATTTTCAAATTCAGGTGGAATTCATACAGCTGCTTGCTTAATTTTGGCTTATTACAGACCTTATTTATTTAAGTTTGCATTTGGGGTTAGTTACGAATACCAAACCATAAAATTAAACGAATCCTTAACTCCGGAACGATTTTCATTCATACTTTTAGCCGTGGTACTACACCATTTAACGCTATTTATATTAGAAGCCTTTCAGGTCAGTTTTATTTTAGATATTTTAATTCGATCCCTGCTCAGTACCATATTTACAATCATTAGTTGTATTATAATAATATATCTTATTAAGCCTAACAAACGATGA
- the mrdA gene encoding penicillin-binding protein 2: MRKLLLPSIIIVAASLLLIRIFYLQVINDTFKLKSENNAIKIQYEYPERGYIYDRNGKLLVANQASYDIMVIPREIKNIDTLEFCQLLDITKEDFIKKIEKAKVYSPRLPSVFLPQLNKSEYAAFQEKIRKFEGFYVQKRSLRDYEVDFGANIFGSIVQVNDQVIKKNPYYKSGDLIGKQGVEEYYEEILRGIKGVKYFQKDKYNRLIGSYKNGKYDTIAVQGEDINLTIDAEIQRYGEQLMVNKRGGIVAIEPKTGEILALVTAPSYDPSILVGRQRSKNYTLLYHDSIAKPLYDRGLLAEYPPGSPFKILTGLVALQEGVIDEQFTVFCRHGFSYARGRFMRCHCHGGALQLHRGIYESCNAYFGTAYMKTINKYVKPSYAVDVWSNHVKSFGLGQFMGYDLPTGRRGNIPSSKTYKRIYPNGGWRSTAIVSNAIGQGEVLMTPIQLANMMATVANQGYYYTPHIIKKIKGENIDPKFKVKHETTINKEYYTPIINGLFDVYNLGTARGLRVDGIDICGKTGTAENFAKIDGKRVKLEDHSIFVAFAPKDNPKIAIAVMVENGGYGATIAGPIASLMIEKYLRKKITRTDLEKRILERSLRDRYAILGGMKEANAIESTPKDTIQKYKEAKTNTATDTTKKIN, from the coding sequence ATGAGAAAACTTCTGCTGCCTTCTATCATTATTGTCGCAGCATCTTTGCTACTAATTCGGATTTTTTATTTGCAGGTAATCAATGATACTTTCAAATTAAAATCAGAAAACAACGCTATTAAAATACAATACGAATATCCTGAACGAGGCTATATTTACGACCGAAACGGGAAACTTTTAGTTGCCAATCAGGCTTCTTATGATATCATGGTAATTCCAAGGGAAATTAAAAATATTGATACTTTGGAATTCTGCCAACTCTTAGATATTACCAAAGAAGATTTCATCAAAAAAATAGAAAAGGCTAAAGTTTACAGTCCTAGATTGCCTTCTGTTTTCCTACCTCAATTAAACAAAAGTGAATATGCCGCTTTTCAGGAAAAAATTAGAAAATTTGAAGGTTTTTATGTTCAAAAGCGATCACTTCGAGACTATGAAGTTGATTTTGGAGCCAATATATTTGGTTCTATAGTTCAGGTAAATGACCAAGTCATCAAAAAAAATCCATACTATAAAAGTGGTGACTTAATAGGAAAACAGGGAGTTGAAGAATACTACGAAGAAATTCTAAGAGGAATAAAAGGGGTTAAGTATTTTCAAAAAGACAAATACAATCGCCTAATTGGCTCTTATAAAAACGGAAAATACGATACCATAGCTGTACAAGGAGAAGACATCAACCTGACCATTGATGCCGAAATCCAACGTTATGGGGAACAACTGATGGTTAATAAAAGAGGTGGAATTGTAGCTATAGAACCTAAAACTGGTGAAATATTAGCATTGGTTACAGCTCCTTCTTACGACCCTTCAATTCTAGTGGGTCGTCAACGTTCTAAAAACTATACCCTTTTGTATCATGATTCTATTGCAAAACCATTATACGACAGAGGTCTATTGGCCGAATACCCACCCGGTTCGCCATTTAAAATTTTAACGGGACTCGTGGCACTTCAGGAAGGAGTTATTGACGAACAATTTACGGTTTTTTGCCGACATGGTTTTAGTTATGCCAGAGGACGTTTTATGAGATGTCACTGTCATGGAGGCGCATTACAACTGCATCGCGGAATCTACGAATCCTGTAATGCTTATTTCGGGACAGCTTATATGAAAACCATCAACAAATACGTAAAACCTTCTTATGCCGTTGATGTTTGGAGTAATCACGTTAAAAGTTTTGGACTAGGACAATTCATGGGCTATGACTTACCAACTGGAAGAAGAGGAAACATTCCTTCTTCTAAAACCTACAAACGTATTTATCCTAACGGAGGATGGAGAAGTACCGCTATCGTTTCTAATGCTATTGGACAAGGTGAAGTATTAATGACTCCTATTCAACTGGCCAATATGATGGCAACCGTTGCAAACCAGGGTTATTACTACACCCCTCATATCATTAAGAAAATTAAGGGCGAAAATATTGATCCTAAATTCAAGGTTAAGCACGAAACCACTATTAACAAAGAATATTACACTCCTATAATAAATGGATTATTCGATGTTTATAACTTAGGAACAGCCAGAGGACTTAGAGTAGATGGAATTGATATTTGCGGAAAAACAGGTACCGCAGAAAACTTTGCAAAAATAGACGGTAAAAGAGTCAAACTTGAAGACCACTCTATATTTGTGGCCTTTGCTCCAAAAGACAATCCAAAAATTGCCATTGCGGTTATGGTTGAAAACGGAGGATATGGAGCCACTATTGCAGGACCAATCGCGAGTTTGATGATTGAAAAATATTTGAGAAAAAAAATCACCCGAACTGATTTAGAAAAAAGAATTCTGGAAAGAAGTTTGAGAGACCGATATGCAATTTTAGGAGGAATGAAAGAAGCCAATGCTATTGAAAGTACCCCTAAAGATACAATCCAAAAATATAAGGAAGCAAAAACAAACACGGCAACTGATACAACCAAAAAAATTAATTAA
- the rodA gene encoding rod shape-determining protein RodA, producing the protein MKNQSVKKNIDWICVIIYSALVILGWLNIYSSSLSSIEDTYQKQLIFISLTIPLIFMILAVDGKFYEKYATIIFGISLLSLMGLFVFGKTIAGQRCWYAIGSFTLQPSEFAKAATSLALAKYLSDSQINLKDINRQVQALAIVFFPVLLILPQPDPGSALIYSIFLIVLYREGLPAWYIWTGFIAIVLFVFTLIFEPQYVILMALITILIVYWRSRLADRNIVASSIVFVLISGFVFSVNYVFENVFKQHHRDRFNILLGKTVDLKGIGYNTNQSEIAIGSGGLFGKGFLEGTQTKGGFVPEQHTDYIFTTVGEEWGFIGSLVVVGLFATLFLRIIYLAERQKTKFSRVYGYCCAGILFIHFFVNIAMVIGIFPTIGVPLPFFSYGGSGLWGFTILLFIFLKMDANKVNEW; encoded by the coding sequence ATGAAAAATCAAAGTGTTAAGAAAAATATTGACTGGATATGCGTTATTATCTATAGTGCATTAGTAATTTTAGGATGGCTAAATATCTATTCTTCATCGCTGTCGTCTATTGAAGATACCTACCAAAAACAATTAATTTTTATCTCTTTAACCATTCCTTTGATTTTTATGATTCTTGCCGTAGATGGTAAATTCTACGAAAAATATGCAACTATCATTTTTGGGATTTCATTATTATCTTTAATGGGATTATTTGTCTTTGGAAAAACCATTGCTGGACAACGCTGTTGGTATGCCATAGGAAGTTTTACACTACAACCCTCTGAGTTTGCAAAAGCCGCAACTTCATTGGCTTTAGCCAAATATCTTAGTGATTCCCAAATTAATTTAAAAGACATTAACCGACAAGTACAAGCTTTAGCTATTGTATTTTTCCCTGTATTGCTTATTTTACCTCAACCTGACCCGGGAAGTGCACTTATCTATAGTATTTTCTTAATTGTTTTGTATCGTGAGGGCTTACCTGCATGGTATATCTGGACAGGCTTCATAGCTATCGTTTTATTTGTTTTCACCTTAATTTTCGAGCCACAATATGTCATCTTAATGGCTTTAATAACCATACTAATCGTTTATTGGAGATCACGATTAGCCGATAGAAACATTGTGGCAAGTAGTATTGTTTTTGTACTTATTTCCGGTTTTGTATTCTCAGTAAATTATGTTTTCGAAAATGTTTTTAAACAACACCACAGAGACCGTTTTAATATCTTACTTGGAAAAACAGTCGATTTAAAAGGAATTGGATACAATACCAACCAATCCGAAATTGCCATTGGATCAGGCGGTTTGTTTGGAAAAGGTTTTCTCGAAGGAACACAAACCAAAGGTGGTTTTGTACCCGAACAACACACTGATTACATCTTTACTACAGTAGGTGAAGAATGGGGTTTTATTGGTTCATTGGTAGTAGTTGGCTTATTTGCGACCTTATTTCTAAGAATCATTTATCTCGCCGAAAGACAAAAAACTAAATTCAGCAGAGTCTATGGTTACTGCTGCGCAGGGATTTTATTTATCCACTTTTTTGTAAATATCGCCATGGTGATTGGGATTTTTCCAACTATTGGAGTTCCGCTGCCTTTCTTTTCTTATGGAGGTTCCGGTTTATGGGGATTTACTATTTTACTTTTTATCTTCCTTAAAATGGATGCTAATAAGGTTAATGAATGGTAG